A genomic stretch from Planctomycetaceae bacterium includes:
- a CDS encoding winged helix-turn-helix domain-containing protein, whose protein sequence is MSETSIDTIAEIGSAAGKIWAFLNENGACSLSRLIKETDVSRDLVLQGIGWLAREDKLVFNKVGRGRTIALKQQEN, encoded by the coding sequence ATGTCTGAAACCAGCATCGACACCATTGCGGAAATCGGAAGCGCTGCCGGAAAGATCTGGGCTTTTCTGAATGAAAACGGAGCCTGTTCACTATCGCGACTGATCAAAGAAACGGACGTGTCACGTGACTTGGTGCTTCAGGGCATCGGCTGGCTGGCACGGGAAGACAAACTGGTCTTCAATAAAGTTGGGCGAGGTCGAACCATCGCACTCAAACAACAAGAGAATTAG